From Mycolicibacterium cosmeticum, a single genomic window includes:
- a CDS encoding proline iminopeptidase-family hydrolase, whose protein sequence is MLRTTHTIPFRDYQTWVQITTPESERPDTLPLFVLHGGPGMAHNYVANIAELADETGRTVIHYDQIGCGNSTHLPDAPAEFWTPDLFVEEFHTIRTALAIDRYHVLGQSWGGMLGAEIAVRRPDGLASLSICNSPASMQLWVEGAAELRAQLPAATQAALARHEADGTVTDPEYLAATAEFYRRHVCRVEPMPKDFADSEAQMEAEPTVYHTMNGPNEFHVIGTLRDWTVIERLPAIIAPVLVVAGEFDEATPATWQPYVDNIADVRSHVFPDTSHCTHLEKPAEFRAVIADFLGSHDLAAAARV, encoded by the coding sequence ATGCTCCGCACGACGCACACCATCCCGTTCCGCGATTACCAGACCTGGGTCCAGATCACCACGCCGGAATCCGAGCGCCCCGACACGCTGCCCCTGTTCGTCCTGCACGGCGGTCCCGGGATGGCGCACAACTACGTGGCCAACATCGCCGAACTCGCCGACGAGACCGGCCGCACCGTCATCCACTACGACCAGATCGGCTGCGGCAACAGCACCCATCTGCCGGACGCACCCGCCGAGTTCTGGACCCCGGACCTGTTCGTCGAGGAGTTCCACACCATCCGCACCGCGCTGGCCATCGACCGCTACCACGTGCTCGGGCAGTCCTGGGGCGGCATGCTCGGCGCCGAGATCGCGGTGCGCCGCCCCGACGGGCTGGCGTCGCTGTCCATCTGCAACTCCCCCGCCTCGATGCAACTATGGGTCGAGGGCGCGGCCGAACTGCGCGCACAGCTGCCCGCGGCCACCCAGGCCGCCCTGGCACGCCACGAGGCTGACGGCACCGTCACCGACCCGGAGTACCTCGCGGCAACCGCCGAGTTCTATCGCCGCCATGTGTGCCGCGTCGAGCCGATGCCCAAGGACTTCGCCGACAGCGAGGCACAGATGGAGGCCGAACCGACCGTCTACCACACCATGAACGGGCCCAACGAGTTTCACGTCATCGGCACCCTGCGCGACTGGACGGTGATCGAGCGATTGCCGGCAATCATCGCACCGGTGCTCGTCGTCGCCGGCGAGTTCGACGAGGCCACGCCCGCGACATGGCAACCCTATGTCGACAACATCGCCGACGTCCGCAGTCACGTCTTCCCCGACACCAGTCACTGCACGCATCTGGAGAAGCCCGCCGAGTTCCGTGCGGTCATCGCCGATTTTCTCGGTTCCCACGATCTGGCCGCCGCCGCCCGGGTCTGA
- a CDS encoding FadR/GntR family transcriptional regulator — protein sequence MTQLIGAGVPGLLDRELEPNTRVDEITDRLVTAIAIGEYLPGARLPAERELAAALRVGRMTVRAALARLVERGLVETRRGRGGGSYVLQQWPDSSTETVGRTLTMRVAELRDRCDAICRMHGAVCRAAAESRTPADITRLRSALEDYRRADSGLAAQQADSALHLAIMEAAHNAVLTQVLLDLEASVSIGAPAHLWGEPATMREMELRALDEHETLVDAIADGRADDADALARAHVAIDFEHISAAMRRAGVLSD from the coding sequence ATGACACAGCTGATCGGCGCGGGTGTGCCGGGCTTGCTCGACCGTGAGCTCGAACCCAACACCCGGGTCGACGAGATCACCGACCGGCTGGTCACCGCCATTGCCATCGGCGAATATCTGCCCGGGGCGCGGCTGCCCGCCGAGCGCGAACTCGCCGCGGCCCTGCGGGTCGGCCGGATGACGGTCCGCGCGGCGCTGGCCCGGCTGGTCGAACGCGGGCTGGTGGAAACGCGGCGCGGTCGCGGCGGCGGGTCGTACGTGCTGCAGCAGTGGCCGGACTCGTCCACCGAGACCGTCGGCCGGACGCTGACCATGCGAGTGGCCGAACTGCGCGACCGCTGCGATGCCATCTGCCGGATGCACGGTGCGGTGTGCCGGGCCGCGGCCGAATCCCGCACGCCCGCCGACATCACGCGGCTGCGGTCCGCTCTGGAGGATTACCGCCGAGCCGACAGCGGGCTCGCCGCTCAGCAGGCGGACAGCGCCCTACACCTGGCCATCATGGAGGCCGCGCACAACGCCGTGCTCACCCAGGTGCTGCTCGACCTGGAGGCCTCGGTGAGCATCGGTGCACCCGCCCACCTGTGGGGCGAGCCGGCGACGATGCGCGAGATGGAACTGCGTGCCCTCGACGAGCACGAGACCCTGGTCGACGCCATCGCCGACGGGCGCGCCGACGATGCCGACGCATTGGCCCGCGCGCACGTCGCCATCGACTTCGAGCACATCTCCGCCGCCATGCGACGGGCGGGTGTGCTCAGCGACTGA
- a CDS encoding HNH endonuclease signature motif containing protein, with product MFDVNPAQLSDEALISALTAATRAEARAAAWRLVLVGEVTARQCEDEDDEFAHQVIDGWAWAKAQVGAACNLNPYAASKQMGIAVALRDRLPRTAALFAAGAVSAAVIDAITWRTRLVEDGDALALIDAAIAGEAPGYGLRSESGLITAVDVWVEKFDPAAVLRSKAAASDIYVEFDDKDDPNGVASFWGRLRVTDKQALQRRLDALAATVCANDPRTVRQRRADALATLGVVGPQLERLTCLCGDPGCVGSGKDPRATAVTIHVVTDHVPVTGEQANEAETVAVAPAEVRPPAGPGVLLDGAVIPAAMLADLVATGATVKPVADPADLVGEPRHNPSEKLTAVVRARHLMCAFPGCGRAADRCDVDHVVAWPAGATHPGNLQPLCREHHLLKTFCGWTPQLAPDGTVTWTAPTGHTYVKVAGASLLFGGAITPTEVPPARPITRAAGNADRGRMMPRRSRTRAQECAQRIKAERARNAAELADSGSDPPF from the coding sequence GTGTTCGACGTGAATCCGGCGCAGCTCAGTGATGAGGCGTTGATTTCTGCGTTGACGGCGGCGACGCGGGCTGAGGCCAGGGCGGCGGCGTGGCGGTTGGTGTTGGTGGGTGAGGTGACCGCCCGCCAGTGTGAGGACGAGGATGACGAGTTCGCTCATCAGGTGATCGATGGGTGGGCGTGGGCCAAGGCTCAGGTGGGTGCGGCGTGCAATCTGAACCCGTATGCGGCGTCCAAGCAGATGGGGATCGCGGTGGCGTTGCGGGATCGGTTGCCGCGTACGGCGGCGTTGTTTGCGGCCGGGGCGGTGTCGGCGGCGGTGATCGATGCGATCACTTGGCGTACGCGGTTGGTCGAGGATGGCGATGCGTTGGCGTTGATCGATGCCGCGATCGCTGGGGAGGCTCCCGGGTATGGGTTGCGGTCGGAGTCGGGGCTGATCACGGCGGTCGATGTGTGGGTGGAGAAGTTCGATCCGGCGGCGGTGCTGCGGTCCAAGGCGGCGGCCTCGGATATCTATGTGGAGTTCGACGATAAGGACGACCCGAACGGGGTGGCGTCGTTTTGGGGTCGGTTGCGGGTGACCGATAAGCAGGCGTTGCAGCGGCGCCTGGATGCTTTGGCGGCCACGGTGTGCGCCAATGATCCGCGTACGGTGCGCCAGCGCCGCGCCGATGCGCTGGCCACGTTGGGGGTGGTGGGCCCGCAGTTGGAGCGGTTGACCTGTTTGTGCGGGGATCCGGGGTGTGTGGGCAGCGGTAAGGATCCGCGGGCCACAGCGGTGACCATTCATGTGGTGACCGATCACGTCCCGGTGACCGGCGAACAAGCAAACGAGGCCGAGACGGTCGCGGTGGCCCCGGCCGAGGTGCGCCCGCCGGCCGGGCCGGGGGTGCTGCTCGACGGCGCGGTGATCCCGGCGGCGATGCTGGCTGATCTGGTGGCCACCGGGGCGACGGTGAAACCGGTGGCCGATCCCGCCGATCTGGTGGGTGAGCCGCGTCATAATCCGTCGGAGAAGTTGACGGCGGTGGTGCGGGCGCGGCACCTGATGTGTGCGTTCCCGGGTTGCGGCCGGGCCGCTGACCGCTGCGATGTGGACCATGTGGTTGCGTGGCCGGCGGGGGCGACGCATCCGGGCAATCTGCAGCCGCTGTGCCGTGAACATCATCTGCTCAAGACGTTCTGCGGCTGGACCCCGCAGCTGGCACCGGACGGGACGGTCACCTGGACCGCGCCGACCGGGCACACCTACGTCAAGGTCGCCGGCGCGTCGCTGCTGTTCGGCGGCGCGATCACGCCTACCGAGGTCCCGCCGGCGCGGCCGATCACCCGGGCCGCCGGCAATGCCGATCGCGGGCGGATGATGCCGAGGCGGTCACGCACCCGCGCGCAAGAGTGCGCGCAACGCATCAAAGCCGAACGCGCCCGCAACGCAGCAGAACTCGCCGACAGCGGCAGCGACCCGCCCTTCTGA
- a CDS encoding tRNA-specific adenosine deaminase yields the protein MTLVGRLLSVIDADILPLTERGVATGNKVFGAAIVHKSDLSLVVAGTNAETVNPLWHGEVHTLKQFYELPGHPPTSELLFLSTHEPCTMCMSAITWAGFDNFYYFFSHEDSRDEFAIPHDLKILKEVFGLEPGGYRRSNAFWTAYSIPDLIDDEDEPLRTELLARRQLIADRYAVLSVQYQESKGGNDIPLS from the coding sequence ATGACACTTGTGGGGCGGCTGCTGTCCGTCATCGACGCCGACATCCTGCCGCTCACCGAACGGGGCGTCGCCACCGGGAACAAGGTGTTCGGCGCGGCGATCGTGCACAAATCGGATCTGTCGCTGGTGGTGGCCGGCACCAACGCCGAGACGGTCAATCCCCTGTGGCACGGTGAGGTGCACACGCTCAAGCAGTTCTACGAGCTGCCGGGGCATCCGCCGACCAGCGAGCTGCTGTTCCTGTCGACCCACGAACCGTGCACCATGTGCATGTCGGCGATCACCTGGGCCGGCTTCGACAACTTCTACTACTTCTTCAGTCACGAGGATTCCCGCGACGAATTCGCCATCCCGCACGACCTGAAGATCCTCAAAGAGGTGTTCGGCCTGGAGCCCGGCGGTTACCGGCGCTCCAATGCGTTCTGGACGGCGTACTCGATCCCGGATCTGATCGACGACGAGGACGAGCCGCTGCGCACCGAGCTGCTGGCCAGGCGCCAGCTCATCGCCGACCGGTACGCGGTGCTGTCGGTGCAGTACCAGGAGTCCAAGGGCGGCAACGATATTCCGCTGAGCTGA
- the dapA gene encoding 4-hydroxy-tetrahydrodipicolinate synthase codes for MVTPFGPDGSLDLGGAKKVAKHLVDSGCDGLVISGTTGESPTTTDDEKIALLEAVLDEVGDRARIIAGAGTYDTAHSVHLAKASAAAGAHGLLVVTPYYSRPTQRGLVAHFTAVADATDLPVVLYDIPPRSVVPIEWDTIRTLSAHPNIVAVKDAKGDLHGGGQIIADTGIAYYSGDDALNLPWLAMGAVGFISVWGHVAAAHLREMLSAFNSGDIATARKINAGLGPLSAAQSRLGGVTMSKEGLRLLGIDAGDPRLPQVPADAAEIEQLAADLRAAGVL; via the coding sequence ATGGTGACGCCGTTCGGCCCGGACGGCTCGCTTGATCTGGGTGGTGCGAAGAAGGTAGCCAAGCATCTCGTCGACTCCGGGTGTGACGGCCTGGTGATCTCCGGAACCACCGGCGAGTCGCCGACCACCACCGACGACGAGAAGATCGCGTTGCTGGAGGCCGTGCTGGACGAGGTCGGGGACCGGGCGCGGATCATCGCCGGCGCCGGCACCTACGACACCGCCCACAGCGTGCACCTGGCCAAGGCCAGCGCCGCGGCCGGCGCGCACGGTCTGCTCGTCGTGACCCCGTACTACTCACGGCCCACCCAGCGCGGGCTGGTGGCCCACTTCACCGCCGTCGCCGACGCCACCGACCTGCCGGTCGTGCTCTACGACATCCCGCCGCGCTCGGTGGTCCCCATCGAATGGGACACCATCCGCACCCTGTCGGCGCACCCGAACATCGTCGCGGTCAAGGACGCCAAGGGTGACCTGCACGGTGGCGGGCAGATCATCGCGGACACCGGCATCGCCTACTACTCCGGCGACGACGCGCTGAACCTGCCCTGGCTGGCGATGGGCGCCGTCGGATTCATCAGCGTCTGGGGCCATGTCGCCGCCGCCCACCTGCGAGAAATGTTGTCGGCCTTCAACTCCGGCGATATCGCCACCGCGCGCAAGATCAACGCCGGGCTCGGCCCGCTGAGTGCGGCGCAGTCCCGGCTGGGCGGGGTGACCATGTCGAAGGAAGGGCTGCGGCTGCTGGGCATCGACGCCGGTGACCCGCGTCTGCCGCAGGTGCCCGCCGACGCCGCCGAGATCGAGCAGCTGGCCGCCGACCTGCGCGCCGCCGGCGTCTTGTGA
- a CDS encoding ribonuclease J yields MSADLAPPGPLAPGALRVTALGGISEIGRNMTVFEHLGRLLIIDCGVLFPGHDEPGVDLILPDLRHIEHRLDDIEALVLTHAHEDHIGAIPHLLKLRADIPVVGSRFTLALVAEKCREHRIKPKFVQVAEGQRSTHGVFECQYFAVNHSIPDALAIAVHTGAGTVLHTGDIKLDQLPPDGRPTDLPGMSRLGDAGVDLFLCDSTNSEHPGVSPSESEVGPTLHRLIRGAEGRVIVACFASNVDRVQQIIDAAVALGRKVSFVGRSMVRNMGIAKELGFLRVNDDDVLDIAAAEMMPADRVVLITTGTQGEPMAALSRMSRGEHRSITLTDGDLIILSSSLIPGNEEAVFGVIDELSKIGARVVTNAQARVHVSGHAYAGELLFLYNGVRPRNVMPVHGTWRHLRANAALAVRTGVPPENIMLAENGVSVDLVNGVASIAGAVPVGKMFVDGLITGDVGESTLGERLTLSSGFVAVTVVVRRGTGKPAGPAHLHSRGFSEDPKALEPVAIKVEAELERLAAEQVTDTARIAQAVRRTVGKWVGETYRRQPMIVPTVIEI; encoded by the coding sequence ATGTCGGCTGACCTCGCTCCGCCCGGCCCGCTGGCCCCTGGCGCACTGCGGGTCACCGCGCTCGGCGGTATCAGCGAAATCGGCCGCAACATGACCGTTTTCGAGCACCTCGGCCGGCTGCTGATCATCGATTGCGGGGTGCTGTTCCCCGGTCACGACGAGCCGGGCGTCGACCTGATCCTGCCCGACCTGCGGCACATCGAACACCGCCTCGACGATATCGAGGCCCTGGTGCTCACCCACGCGCACGAGGACCACATCGGCGCGATCCCGCACCTGCTCAAACTGCGCGCCGACATCCCGGTGGTGGGATCGCGGTTCACCCTGGCGCTGGTGGCCGAGAAGTGCCGCGAACACCGCATCAAGCCGAAGTTCGTGCAGGTCGCCGAGGGGCAGCGCAGCACCCACGGCGTGTTCGAATGCCAGTACTTCGCGGTGAACCATTCCATCCCGGACGCCCTGGCGATCGCCGTGCACACCGGTGCGGGCACCGTGCTGCACACCGGCGACATCAAGCTGGACCAGCTCCCGCCGGACGGCAGGCCCACCGACCTGCCCGGCATGTCGCGGCTCGGCGACGCCGGGGTGGACCTGTTCCTCTGTGACTCGACCAATTCCGAGCACCCGGGGGTGAGTCCGTCCGAGAGCGAGGTCGGTCCGACCCTGCACCGGCTGATCCGCGGCGCCGAGGGCCGGGTGATCGTGGCGTGCTTCGCCTCCAACGTCGACCGCGTGCAGCAGATCATCGACGCCGCGGTGGCGCTGGGGCGCAAGGTGTCCTTCGTCGGCCGGTCCATGGTCCGCAACATGGGCATCGCCAAAGAGCTCGGCTTCCTGCGGGTCAACGACGACGACGTGCTCGACATCGCCGCGGCGGAGATGATGCCGGCCGACCGGGTGGTGCTGATCACCACGGGCACCCAGGGTGAGCCGATGGCGGCGCTGTCCCGGATGTCGCGCGGTGAGCACCGCAGCATCACGTTGACCGACGGGGATCTCATCATCCTGTCCTCCTCGCTGATCCCCGGCAACGAGGAGGCGGTGTTCGGCGTCATCGACGAGCTGTCCAAGATCGGTGCCCGCGTCGTCACCAATGCCCAAGCGCGCGTACATGTTTCGGGTCATGCCTACGCCGGTGAGCTGCTGTTCCTGTACAACGGGGTGCGGCCGCGCAATGTCATGCCGGTGCACGGCACCTGGCGGCACCTGCGTGCGAACGCCGCGCTGGCCGTGCGCACCGGGGTGCCGCCGGAGAACATCATGCTCGCCGAGAACGGGGTGAGCGTCGACCTGGTCAACGGGGTCGCGTCCATCGCGGGTGCGGTGCCCGTCGGCAAGATGTTCGTCGACGGGCTGATCACCGGTGATGTCGGCGAATCCACGCTCGGTGAAAGGCTCACGCTGTCTTCGGGATTCGTGGCCGTCACCGTCGTGGTGCGACGCGGCACGGGCAAGCCGGCCGGCCCCGCGCATCTGCATTCCCGGGGCTTCTCCGAGGATCCGAAGGCGCTGGAACCGGTCGCCATCAAGGTCGAGGCGGAGCTGGAACGCCTTGCCGCAGAACAGGTCACCGACACCGCCCGGATCGCTCAGGCGGTGCGGCGCACCGTGGGCAAGTGGGTGGGGGAGACCTACCGGCGGCAGCCGATGATCGTGCCGACGGTCATCGAGATCTAG
- a CDS encoding SAM-dependent methyltransferase → MGAANPEAQTAFGPMVLSAIEHHEPPQRRLVDDDLAAAFLPGGLRTVVRLTSVGPLRRALLAASDRSAPGMWTGIVCRKRYIDERVSDPVTEFDAIVILGSGLDTRPYRIARYSDLPVYEVDQQVNIDRKTATVQRVLGAVPASVRLVSVDFERDDVMTALADNGFRDTGRTLFIWEGVTQYLTPAALHATFQQLRAVAPGSRLIFTYVRQDFIDGTNLYGSRSLYRRFRQRRQVWKSGFVPERVEEVLTGYGWRLLEQAGPSYYRDTYIRPTGRALSASPIEWSAVAERVRD, encoded by the coding sequence ATGGGGGCAGCGAATCCGGAGGCACAGACGGCTTTCGGACCGATGGTGCTGTCGGCCATCGAGCATCACGAACCGCCGCAGCGCCGCCTGGTCGACGACGACCTGGCCGCGGCGTTCCTGCCCGGCGGGTTGCGCACGGTCGTGCGGCTGACGAGTGTCGGGCCGCTGCGCCGCGCGCTGCTGGCCGCCTCCGACCGGTCGGCGCCGGGCATGTGGACGGGCATCGTGTGCCGGAAACGCTATATCGACGAACGGGTTTCCGATCCGGTGACCGAGTTCGACGCCATCGTCATCCTCGGTTCCGGCTTGGACACCCGGCCCTACCGCATCGCGCGGTACAGCGACCTGCCGGTCTACGAGGTGGACCAGCAGGTCAACATCGACCGCAAAACCGCGACGGTACAACGCGTCCTCGGTGCGGTGCCGGCGTCGGTACGCCTGGTCAGCGTCGACTTCGAGCGCGACGATGTGATGACCGCCTTGGCGGACAACGGGTTCCGCGACACCGGCCGCACCCTGTTCATCTGGGAGGGGGTCACCCAGTACCTCACGCCCGCGGCGCTGCACGCCACCTTCCAACAATTGCGTGCCGTCGCGCCCGGCAGCCGGCTGATCTTCACCTATGTGCGTCAGGACTTCATCGACGGTACCAACCTGTACGGCTCGCGGTCGCTGTACCGGCGTTTCCGCCAGCGCCGGCAGGTGTGGAAGTCGGGTTTCGTCCCGGAACGGGTCGAGGAGGTGCTGACCGGCTACGGGTGGCGGCTGCTGGAGCAGGCCGGCCCGAGTTACTACCGCGACACCTACATCCGGCCCACCGGGCGCGCGTTGTCCGCGTCGCCCATCGAATGGTCCGCCGTGGCCGAGCGCGTGCGTGACTAG
- a CDS encoding mycofactocin-coupled SDR family oxidoreductase: MGSLTGKVAFITGAARGQGRAHALKLAAEGADIIAVDLCDQIASVPYPLATPDDLAATVKLVEDTGQRIVAVAADVRDRDALKTALRAGTEALGDRLDIVVANAGIAPMADEHAWQDVLDVNLTGVYHTVDVAMKPMIKFGNGGAMVLTSSVAGLVGLGSPIGGSVGYAAAKHGIVGLMRVYANFLAQFNIRVNSVHPAGVNTPMIDNEFTRSWLDGMAQQDFRGPDMTNALPVQTLEPEDIANAVYWLVSDAARYVTGVALPVDAGYVNKR, encoded by the coding sequence GTGGGATCCCTGACCGGCAAGGTCGCCTTCATCACCGGAGCGGCGCGCGGCCAGGGCCGTGCGCACGCGCTGAAACTGGCGGCCGAAGGTGCCGACATCATCGCCGTCGACCTGTGCGACCAGATCGCATCGGTGCCCTACCCGCTGGCCACCCCCGACGACCTGGCGGCCACGGTGAAGCTGGTCGAGGACACCGGACAGCGGATCGTCGCCGTAGCGGCCGATGTCCGGGACCGGGACGCGCTCAAGACGGCACTGCGGGCGGGTACCGAGGCCCTCGGTGACCGGCTCGACATCGTGGTCGCCAACGCCGGCATCGCGCCGATGGCCGACGAGCACGCCTGGCAGGACGTGCTCGACGTGAACCTCACCGGCGTCTACCACACCGTCGACGTCGCGATGAAGCCGATGATCAAGTTCGGCAACGGCGGCGCCATGGTGCTGACCAGTTCGGTGGCCGGGCTGGTGGGCCTGGGCTCGCCGATCGGCGGGTCGGTGGGCTACGCCGCCGCCAAGCACGGCATCGTGGGCCTGATGCGGGTGTACGCCAACTTCCTGGCGCAGTTCAACATCCGGGTCAACTCGGTGCACCCCGCCGGGGTGAACACGCCGATGATCGACAACGAGTTCACCCGGTCCTGGCTGGACGGCATGGCACAGCAGGACTTCCGTGGCCCCGATATGACCAACGCGCTGCCGGTGCAGACACTGGAACCCGAAGACATCGCCAATGCGGTGTACTGGTTGGTGTCCGATGCGGCGCGGTACGTCACCGGGGTGGCGTTGCCGGTGGATGCGGGGTACGTGAACAAACGCTAG
- a CDS encoding putative quinol monooxygenase, translating into MPVVVVATLTAKPESVDLVRDACKTAIEAVHSEPGCELYSLHEADGTFVFVEQWADEEALKTHGTAPAIGALFGTIGEHLDGAPDIKMLSPVVAGDPAKGKLR; encoded by the coding sequence ATGCCCGTTGTCGTCGTCGCCACGCTGACCGCCAAGCCCGAGTCCGTCGACCTGGTCCGGGACGCCTGCAAGACCGCCATCGAGGCCGTGCATTCCGAGCCGGGCTGCGAGCTGTACTCGCTGCACGAGGCCGACGGCACCTTCGTCTTCGTCGAGCAGTGGGCCGACGAGGAGGCGCTCAAGACGCACGGCACCGCACCGGCGATCGGGGCCCTGTTCGGCACCATCGGCGAGCACCTCGACGGCGCACCCGACATCAAGATGCTGTCCCCGGTGGTCGCCGGTGACCCCGCCAAGGGCAAGCTGCGGTAG